ACAAAGAAGACCACACTCTGGGGAACATCATTAAATCGTAAGTCTTCCCCAAGCCAGGGGTTCCCTGCCAGATTCAGCAGGGCTCTGTAGACTGAGCACAAGTCCTGTGACAGTGTCTTCTCGTTCTCCTTTGTGCTCCAGATACTTTTTCCAACCTGGTCTGACAGGTCTGTTCACAGAAGGCTGTTTCTGTATTAGTTTTCAGACACAGGGTCTTGTGTGttgtaggctggcctcagactcactatgtaacAGAGGAGGACCTGATTATGGACTCCTGACTGTcctcacctctgccttccaagtgctggggtctcAGCTGTGTGTTGGCTGTCTACTGTGAGACTGTTCAGGGAGCCCCAGCAATTGCCTCTTGGTCTTTTGGTTCAGATCAAGCTCTAGTAAAGCAGGATTTCATTTCAGTGGGCATTAAGGGGCAGGTGCTGGTATTGTGGTCATTCCagcactttgggaggcagaggcaggtggagcacatagaagttcaatgccagcctggtctacatagtgagctccaacTCAGCCAAGAGAAACCATGTCTAAAaaagggcggtggtggcgcacacctttaatcccagcacttggaaggcagaggcaggcggatttcttgagttggaggccagcctggtctacagagtgagttccaggacagccaggactacacagagaccctgtctaaaaaaaatcaaaacaaacagggCCTTGTAGGTCGTGGCTGAGGAGCAGCCTACCGCTACTGTCATGGGGTCTCAACTTCTGTGGTGAAAGATGCCATCACAAACTGGTTCCCAGCCAGGGTACTCCACCCTTGTAGATACAAGGTTCCCATAAGGTCTTGGTCCCTTTAACTTGATTTGTCCCTACTTTAGTTCTGGGAGGGAACCTCAGGCCTCGTGAATGTTGGGCGAGTACTCCTCCACTGAGCAACATCCCCAGCTGTTGTTAACAGGCTCATTCAgctgcctaggctggccttgaacttataagGTCTCCGAGGAGCCAGGATGACCTGCACCATGCTCGCTTATTCACAACTGCAGGTGGGGGCTACATTGGTTAGCAAGCCTGCCAGGTTTGACCTCCCTCACTGTGAACTCTGTTTCTCAGCCAGCTGTTGAAGGACCCACAGGTGCTGTTTGCTGGCTACAAAGTCCCGCACCCCTTGGAGCACAAGATCATCATCCGTGTGCAGACCACCCCAGACTACAGTCCCCAGGAGGCTTTCACCAACGCCATCACAGACCTCATCAGCGAGCTCTCCCTTCTAGAGGAGCGATTCCGGGTGAGCAGCCTTGGgggccaggggtgggggtggggccccACTGCTGTTATGGCTGTGAGTTATGTTGTATGATTTAGTAGTAGGGCTGCCCCAGCACACTTAGAATCCCCAACGAGGGGCTGGGGTGCAGCTTAGTGGTACAATGTTTACCACAATCAAGGCCTTGGGTAcattctggggggagggggagagggaggcggGGAAGCTCTCCCTGTGCCTGGCTACTCTGGGTCATAAGGTCCCAGAGACTCCAGGCTCTTGTCTAGTAGCCTAGCCATTCTTCCCAGGGTAGGGATGGCAACTCTTGGTCAGGGGCCCTCAGTAAGCGTTTGAGGTTTCACCCCACTGGGCGTGTCCCAGTCGGCTCCATCCCCAGCTCTCAGCAAGCAGATGCCACAGGGCAGGGTTGGTGAAGCCTGCTGAGGTACCTGGAGACTGGTCTGCCCCTTGCCATGTTCTCTGGAGTGCTTGCTGCATTTGGAAGGATTGCAGCGCCTCAGCCTTGGTGCCCGCCCTCCCCACTATCCTAATGTGCCGGGGTCATTAAATGTAGTCATTGCCTTTGTCCTCCTCAGGTGGCCATCAAGGACAAGCAAGAAGGAATTGAGTAGCAGCTGAAAGCAGTGTCGCTTAGTGGCCGTAAGGCTGGTGCATACATCCTCAGGGCCCTTCTCAGTTCACTGCGATGGTGACAGCCACTTTCAGCTCTCTAGCTGGGCACAGGACACTGTCCCATTCTGTACAGACTGTTTTCCTAATAAAGTAGAACAGAAGAAGGGACTGTGCAGTGTGTGGCCTGTCACTCAGACCCTCAGACTCAGGCTGCTGGGCCTGCCTGGTTAACCAAGTGGGAACCCCATTGGAGCCTGTGTGAGTGCACTCCCCACTGGCCTCCACTCCACAATAGAGAATTTAATAAAAACTACTCACTGGTACAAACCCTCTCACCAGCCCCAAGCTAACAAGCCATGTCCTGACACACTGCCTTGTGCAGGCGTCTAGCATCTCCTCCAGATGGACACGATGTTGGAGTCCGTCAGAGCAGTGAGGTAGGTAAAGGCTGTGTTGGCCACGACTGTGTTTATCATGGTCTTGGTCACAGGTTGGTCCAATGCTGTTGGCTGAGGCCACTTCAGGATctgaagagggaaaaagaaggcGCTAGGCTCCTGCCTACCCAACAGCAGCCCCAAGGGACACCAGGACCTGCAGGGTACCACCGTCACAACAGTACCTGTGTCGGGGGCTGCAGAGTTGTTGCCAGTGGAGGCGGCTGCTTCAGTAGGTGTTCAACATCATAGATCCACACACTGCCCTCCTCGTCACCACACAGCACGAGGTTTTTGTCTGCTAGGACAAGTGGGAGCctaagatggggtgggggaggagcaggGATGGAAAGGGAGTGTAAGGAAGTGAGCAGGCTCACCGGGACAGGTGCTGAGTGAAAAGTAGGCCAGGCTGGTAGGTGACCACTGCAGCCGGGCCAGGATGACCACAGGCAACACAGACTGGCCGCCCCGGCCTGCCCACGT
This portion of the Arvicanthis niloticus isolate mArvNil1 chromosome 24, mArvNil1.pat.X, whole genome shotgun sequence genome encodes:
- the Polr2j gene encoding DNA-directed RNA polymerase II subunit RPB11-a isoform X1, which gives rise to MNAPPAFESFLLFEGEKKITINKDTKVPNACLFTINKEDHTLGNIIKSQLLKDPQVLFAGYKVPHPLEHKIIIRVQTTPDYSPQEAFTNAITDLISELSLLEERFRVAIKDKQEGIE
- the Polr2j gene encoding DNA-directed RNA polymerase II subunit RPB11-a isoform X2, with amino-acid sequence MNAPPAFESFLLFEGEKNQLLKDPQVLFAGYKVPHPLEHKIIIRVQTTPDYSPQEAFTNAITDLISELSLLEERFRVAIKDKQEGIE